A region of Pseudomonas saponiphila DNA encodes the following proteins:
- a CDS encoding lipocalin family protein: MMRFVFTLLVGLLLAGCATSRDDSLAPKTVNHVDLKRYQGTWYELARLPMYFQRNCAQSEARYTLLPEGNVAVLNRCLTPEWKWEEARGTATPQVTGKTDKLWVQFDNWFSRLLPGATKGDYWVLYVSDDYKTAIVGNPNRRYLWLLSRTPEVNETVREELLSKARQQGYDTTRLIWRVSDSAMAKTSK; the protein is encoded by the coding sequence ATGATGCGTTTTGTTTTCACTCTTCTGGTCGGCCTGCTCTTGGCCGGCTGCGCCACGTCCCGGGACGATTCGCTGGCGCCCAAGACCGTCAACCACGTCGATCTCAAGCGTTACCAGGGGACCTGGTACGAGCTGGCGCGGTTGCCGATGTACTTCCAGCGTAACTGTGCGCAATCCGAGGCACGTTACACCCTGTTGCCCGAGGGCAACGTGGCCGTGCTCAATCGTTGCCTGACCCCGGAGTGGAAGTGGGAAGAGGCCCGTGGCACCGCCACGCCTCAAGTGACGGGCAAGACCGACAAGCTGTGGGTGCAGTTCGATAACTGGTTCTCGCGGCTGCTGCCGGGAGCGACCAAGGGCGACTACTGGGTGCTGTATGTCAGCGATGACTACAAGACCGCGATTGTCGGCAACCCGAACCGGCGCTACCTGTGGTTGCTGTCGCGCACGCCTGAGGTCAACGAAACGGTGCGAGAAGAGTTGCTGAGCAAGGCGCGTCAGCAGGGCTATGACACTACGCGACTGATCTGGCGAGTGTCGGACTCGGCCATGGCCAAGACCTCGAAATAG
- a CDS encoding formimidoylglutamate deiminase gives MSAFFAERALLPDGWANHVRLEVSPDGLLTQIQANASAEGAQRLKGPLLPGMPNLHSHAFQRAMAGLAEVAGNPNDSFWTWRDLMYRLVGKITPDQLQVIARQLYIEMLKAGYTSVAEFHYVHHDSDGRPYADPAELSRRISQAAAGSGIGLTLLPVLYSHSGFGGQAPNDGQRRFINSTENYLKLQQQLQPMLAQQANQQLGLCFHSLRAVTPQQVSEVLAASDRQCPVHIHIAEQQKEVDDCLAWSGRRPLQWLYENVAVDQRWCLVHATHANPEEVSLMAKSRAIAGLCLTTEANLGDGIFPAVDFLAQGGRLGIGSDSHVSLSVVEELRWLEYGQRLRDQRRNRLYRADQPMVGRTLYDAALDGGAQALGQGIGALAVGKRADWLVLDGNDPYLATAEGDGILNRWLFAGGGRQVRDVMVGGQWVVRDGHHAAEDDSSRAFTQVLRDLLN, from the coding sequence ATGTCCGCCTTCTTTGCCGAACGCGCGCTGCTGCCTGATGGATGGGCCAATCATGTACGTCTTGAAGTCAGCCCCGATGGCCTGTTGACACAGATCCAGGCCAACGCCAGCGCTGAAGGTGCACAACGGCTCAAGGGCCCGCTGCTGCCCGGCATGCCCAACCTGCACTCCCACGCTTTCCAGCGGGCCATGGCCGGGCTGGCGGAAGTGGCCGGCAACCCCAATGACAGCTTCTGGACCTGGCGCGACCTGATGTACCGCCTGGTGGGCAAGATCACCCCAGACCAACTGCAGGTCATCGCCCGCCAGCTGTACATCGAAATGCTCAAGGCCGGCTACACCTCGGTGGCCGAATTCCATTACGTGCACCACGACAGCGATGGCCGGCCCTATGCCGACCCCGCCGAGCTGTCCCGACGCATCAGCCAGGCGGCTGCCGGCAGCGGCATCGGCCTGACTCTGCTGCCGGTGCTGTACAGCCACTCGGGCTTTGGCGGCCAGGCGCCGAATGACGGCCAGCGCCGCTTCATCAACAGCACGGAAAACTACCTCAAGCTGCAACAGCAACTGCAACCCATGCTGGCGCAGCAGGCCAACCAGCAACTGGGCCTGTGCTTTCACTCATTGCGCGCGGTCACGCCCCAGCAGGTCAGCGAAGTGCTGGCCGCCAGCGACCGCCAATGCCCGGTACATATCCACATTGCCGAGCAGCAGAAGGAAGTTGACGACTGCCTGGCCTGGAGCGGACGCCGCCCCCTGCAATGGCTGTACGAAAACGTCGCGGTGGATCAGCGCTGGTGCCTGGTCCACGCCACTCACGCCAACCCGGAAGAAGTCAGCCTCATGGCCAAGAGCCGGGCGATTGCCGGCCTGTGCCTGACCACCGAAGCCAACCTGGGGGACGGCATCTTCCCGGCCGTGGATTTCCTCGCCCAGGGCGGTCGCCTGGGCATCGGTTCCGACAGCCATGTATCGCTGAGCGTGGTGGAAGAACTGCGCTGGCTGGAATACGGCCAGCGCCTGCGGGATCAACGGCGCAACCGCCTGTACCGCGCCGACCAGCCCATGGTTGGCCGGACCTTGTACGACGCCGCGCTGGATGGCGGCGCCCAGGCGCTGGGGCAAGGCATTGGCGCCCTGGCCGTGGGCAAGCGCGCCGACTGGCTGGTGCTGGATGGCAATGACCCCTACCTGGCCACGGCCGAGGGCGACGGCATTCTCAACCGTTGGCTGTTCGCCGGTGGCGGCCGTCAGGTGCGGGATGTGATGGTGGGTGGACAATGGGTGGTGCGCGACGGGCATCACGCCGCCGAAGATGACAGTAGCCGGGCCTTCACCCAGGTTCTGCGCGACCTGCTCAACTGA
- the hutC gene encoding histidine utilization repressor, with translation MPTPPAKSPLAAHLGDSPAPLYARVKQMITQQIESGNWPPHYRVPSESELVNQLGFSRMTINRALREMTAEGLLVRMQGVGTFVAEPKSQSALFEVHNIADEIASRGHRHTCQVITLGEEAAGSERALALDMREGQKVFHSLIVHFENDIPVQIEDRFVNALVAPEYLKQDFTLQTPYAYLSQVAPLTEGEHVVEAILAEPEECRLLQIERGEPCLLIRRRTWSGRQPVTAARLIHPGSRHRLEGRFHK, from the coding sequence GTGCCGACTCCGCCTGCCAAATCGCCGCTGGCTGCCCATCTGGGCGATAGTCCGGCGCCCTTGTATGCCCGCGTCAAACAGATGATCACCCAGCAGATCGAGAGCGGAAACTGGCCGCCGCATTATCGGGTTCCCTCGGAGAGCGAGCTGGTCAACCAGCTGGGTTTCAGCCGCATGACCATCAACCGCGCGCTGCGCGAGATGACTGCCGAAGGCCTGCTGGTGCGCATGCAGGGCGTGGGGACGTTCGTCGCCGAGCCCAAGAGTCAGTCGGCCTTGTTCGAAGTGCACAACATTGCCGACGAGATCGCTTCCCGCGGTCATCGGCATACCTGCCAGGTCATTACCCTGGGGGAAGAGGCCGCCGGTTCCGAGCGCGCCCTGGCCCTGGACATGCGTGAAGGGCAGAAGGTCTTCCACTCGCTGATCGTGCATTTCGAAAACGACATCCCGGTGCAGATCGAAGACCGCTTCGTCAACGCCCTGGTGGCGCCGGAGTACCTCAAGCAGGACTTCACCCTGCAAACCCCCTACGCCTATCTGTCCCAGGTGGCGCCGCTGACCGAGGGCGAACATGTGGTCGAGGCGATCCTCGCCGAGCCCGAGGAGTGCCGGCTGCTGCAGATCGAGCGCGGCGAGCCGTGCCTGCTGATTCGCCGTCGTACTTGGTCCGGACGTCAGCCGGTAACCGCCGCCCGGTTGATCCACCCCGGTTCCCGTCATCGCCTGGAAGGACGCTTTCATAAATGA
- a CDS encoding HutD/Ves family protein has product MIRPTLLRAADYPRMPWKNGGGSTEEITRDAGTGLEGFGWRLSIADIGESGGFSSFAGYQRIITVLQGAGMQLTVDGEEVRPLLPLDPFAFSGASQVSCALLDGAIRDFNLIYCPERYVARLQWFDGQQRFFTQAHTVLVFSAAEQAWVDTGGTPLQALGRYDCLRLDRNAGVVEIATDGRCCVIELTAR; this is encoded by the coding sequence ATGATCCGGCCCACCCTGTTACGCGCCGCCGACTACCCGCGCATGCCCTGGAAGAACGGCGGTGGCAGCACCGAGGAAATCACCCGTGATGCCGGCACTGGCCTGGAAGGTTTTGGCTGGCGCCTGTCGATTGCCGACATCGGCGAGTCCGGCGGCTTCTCCAGCTTTGCCGGTTATCAGCGGATCATTACCGTGCTGCAAGGCGCGGGCATGCAGCTGACGGTGGATGGCGAAGAGGTACGGCCGTTGCTGCCGCTGGATCCCTTCGCCTTCAGTGGCGCCAGCCAGGTGAGCTGTGCGCTGCTGGACGGGGCGATCCGCGACTTCAACCTGATCTACTGCCCTGAGCGTTATGTCGCTCGTTTGCAGTGGTTCGATGGTCAGCAGCGCTTCTTTACCCAGGCCCACACCGTGCTGGTGTTCAGTGCTGCCGAGCAAGCCTGGGTCGACACGGGCGGTACTCCGTTGCAGGCCCTGGGTCGTTACGATTGTCTGCGCCTGGATCGCAATGCCGGCGTAGTGGAGATCGCCACCGACGGACGCTGCTGCGTCATCGAACTCACCGCCCGCTGA
- the hutU gene encoding urocanate hydratase encodes MTDSKPTKFRNVEIRAARGNKLTAKSWLTEAPLRMLMNNLDPEVAENPKELVVYGGIGRAARNWECYDKIVEALTQLNDDETLLVQSGKPVGVFKTHSNAPRVLIANSNLVPHWASWEHFNELDAKGLAMYGQMTAGSWIYIGSQGIVQGTYETFVEAGRQHYDSNLKGRWVLTAGLGGMGGAQPLAATLAGACSLNIECQQTSIDFRLKTRYVDEQATDLDDALARIKKYTAEGRAISIALCGNAAEILPELVRRGVRPDMVTDQTSAHDPLNGYLPKGWTWEQYRDRAKTEPAAVIKAAKQSMAEHVKAMLAFQKMGVPTFDYGNNIRQMAQEEGVENAFDFPGFVPAYIRPLFCRGIGPFRWAALSGDPQDIYKTDAKVKELIPDDAHLHNWLDMARERISFQGLPARICWVGLGQRAKLGLAFNEMVRSGELSAPIVIGRDHLDSGSVASPNRETESMQDGSDAVSDWPLLNALLNTASGATWVSLHHGGGVGMGFSQHSGMVIVCDGTDEAAERIARVLHNDPATGVMRHADAGYPIAIDCAKEQGLNLPMITGK; translated from the coding sequence GTGACTGACAGCAAACCCACCAAGTTCCGCAACGTCGAAATTCGCGCCGCACGTGGCAACAAGCTGACCGCCAAGAGCTGGCTGACCGAAGCGCCGCTGCGCATGCTGATGAACAACCTCGATCCGGAAGTCGCCGAGAACCCCAAGGAGCTGGTGGTCTACGGCGGCATTGGTCGCGCCGCGCGCAACTGGGAGTGCTACGACAAGATCGTCGAGGCCCTGACCCAGCTCAATGACGACGAAACCCTGCTGGTGCAGTCCGGCAAGCCGGTCGGTGTGTTCAAGACCCACAGCAATGCGCCACGGGTACTGATCGCCAACTCCAACCTGGTGCCGCACTGGGCCAGTTGGGAGCACTTCAACGAACTGGACGCCAAGGGCCTGGCCATGTACGGCCAGATGACCGCTGGCAGCTGGATCTACATCGGCAGCCAGGGCATCGTCCAGGGCACTTATGAAACCTTCGTCGAGGCCGGTCGCCAGCATTACGACTCCAACCTCAAGGGCCGCTGGGTCCTGACCGCAGGCCTGGGTGGCATGGGTGGTGCGCAACCTCTGGCCGCGACCCTGGCCGGGGCCTGCTCGCTGAACATCGAGTGCCAGCAGACCAGCATCGACTTCCGCCTCAAGACCCGTTACGTCGACGAACAGGCCACCGACCTGGACGACGCCCTGGCGCGGATCAAGAAATACACCGCCGAAGGCCGCGCGATCTCCATCGCCCTGTGTGGCAACGCCGCTGAAATCCTGCCGGAACTGGTACGCCGCGGCGTGCGTCCGGACATGGTCACCGACCAGACCAGCGCCCACGACCCGCTCAACGGCTACCTGCCCAAGGGCTGGACCTGGGAGCAGTACCGCGATCGCGCCAAGACCGAGCCGGCCGCCGTGATCAAGGCCGCCAAGCAGTCGATGGCCGAACACGTCAAGGCCATGCTGGCCTTCCAGAAGATGGGCGTGCCGACCTTCGACTACGGCAACAACATCCGTCAGATGGCCCAGGAAGAAGGCGTCGAGAATGCCTTTGACTTCCCGGGGTTCGTCCCGGCCTACATCCGCCCGCTGTTCTGCCGCGGCATCGGCCCGTTCCGTTGGGCGGCGCTGTCCGGCGACCCGCAGGACATCTACAAGACCGACGCCAAGGTCAAGGAACTGATCCCCGACGACGCCCACCTGCACAACTGGCTGGACATGGCCCGCGAGCGCATCAGCTTCCAGGGCCTGCCAGCGCGGATCTGCTGGGTCGGCCTGGGCCAGCGCGCCAAGCTCGGCCTGGCGTTCAACGAAATGGTGCGCAGCGGCGAGCTGTCGGCGCCGATCGTCATCGGTCGCGACCATCTGGACTCCGGTTCCGTGGCCAGCCCGAACCGTGAAACCGAATCCATGCAGGACGGCTCCGACGCCGTGTCCGACTGGCCGCTGCTCAACGCCCTGTTGAACACCGCCAGCGGTGCGACCTGGGTTTCCCTGCACCACGGCGGCGGTGTCGGCATGGGCTTCTCCCAGCATTCGGGGATGGTCATTGTCTGCGACGGCACCGATGAAGCAGCCGAGCGGATTGCCCGGGTGCTGCACAACGATCCGGCTACCGGGGTCATGCGTCACGCCGACGCCGGCTACCCGATCGCGATCGACTGCGCCAAGGAACAGGGCCTGAACCTGCCGATGATCACCGGCAAGTAA
- a CDS encoding purine-cytosine permease family protein: MALGNDRASSKPLIERRSIDYIPEAERHGRLLSQFTLWLGANLQITAIVTGALAVVLGGDVFWSLIGLLIGQLLGGGVMALHAAQGPKLGLPQMISSRVQFGVYGAAIPMVLVCLMYLGFTATGTVLSGQALGQMFGVSDSLGILMFASIIVLVTVLGYRVIHYIGRVASVIGVVAFFYLFSRLLSQTDISALLAIRHFSWSSFLLAVSLAASWQIAFGPYVADYSRYLPSKTSPLKTFFAAGAGSVIGAQVAMVLGVFAAALSKGQFAGREVAYIVGLGGSGAIAAMLYFSIAFGKVTISTLNSYGSFMCIATIISGFRGELKVTRLQRLVFVLLIVGAATLIALLGQHSFLGAFKSFILFLLAFFTPWSAINLVDFYCITKERYDIPALSNPDGRYGRWNVMGIGIYVFGVLVQMPFISTHFYTGPLVASLGDTDISWIIGLVVPAALYYACAKKWHGAVPEQLILPVEQGAANEQKLSEAGRAAAV; this comes from the coding sequence ATGGCCTTAGGAAATGATCGTGCAAGCAGCAAGCCGTTGATCGAAAGGCGCTCGATCGACTACATCCCGGAAGCGGAAAGACACGGTCGTCTCTTGAGCCAGTTCACTCTGTGGCTGGGTGCCAACCTGCAGATCACGGCGATCGTCACCGGCGCTCTGGCGGTGGTGCTGGGCGGTGATGTGTTCTGGTCGTTGATCGGTCTGCTGATCGGGCAATTGCTGGGCGGCGGGGTGATGGCGCTGCATGCGGCGCAAGGGCCGAAGCTCGGGCTGCCGCAGATGATTTCCAGTCGGGTGCAGTTCGGGGTCTATGGCGCGGCCATCCCGATGGTGCTGGTGTGCCTGATGTACCTGGGGTTCACCGCGACTGGCACGGTGCTGTCCGGGCAGGCGCTGGGGCAGATGTTCGGTGTCAGCGACAGTCTCGGCATCCTGATGTTCGCCAGCATCATTGTGCTCGTCACCGTGCTCGGCTATCGGGTGATCCACTACATCGGCCGGGTCGCCAGCGTGATCGGCGTGGTCGCCTTCTTCTATCTGTTCAGCCGGCTGCTGAGCCAGACCGATATCAGTGCCTTGCTGGCCATTCGGCACTTCAGCTGGAGCAGTTTCCTCCTGGCGGTGTCGCTGGCCGCGTCCTGGCAGATCGCGTTCGGCCCTTACGTGGCCGACTACTCGCGCTATTTGCCGAGCAAGACGTCGCCGTTGAAGACGTTCTTCGCCGCGGGCGCGGGTTCGGTGATCGGTGCCCAGGTGGCGATGGTGCTCGGCGTGTTCGCCGCAGCGCTGTCCAAGGGCCAGTTCGCCGGTCGTGAAGTGGCCTACATCGTCGGCCTGGGCGGCAGTGGCGCGATTGCCGCGATGCTCTACTTCAGCATCGCCTTCGGCAAGGTGACCATCTCGACGCTGAACTCCTACGGCAGCTTCATGTGCATCGCCACCATCATCAGCGGCTTTCGCGGCGAGTTGAAAGTGACGCGCCTGCAGCGGTTGGTCTTCGTGTTGCTGATCGTCGGTGCCGCGACCCTGATCGCACTGCTGGGCCAGCACTCGTTCCTTGGCGCATTCAAGTCTTTCATCCTGTTCCTGCTGGCGTTCTTCACGCCCTGGAGCGCGATCAACCTGGTGGATTTCTACTGCATCACCAAAGAACGCTATGACATCCCGGCCCTGTCCAACCCGGACGGTCGCTACGGTCGCTGGAATGTCATGGGCATCGGCATTTATGTATTCGGCGTGCTGGTCCAGATGCCGTTCATCTCTACCCACTTCTATACCGGCCCGCTGGTGGCGAGTCTGGGCGATACCGACATCTCCTGGATCATCGGCCTGGTGGTGCCCGCGGCGTTGTATTACGCCTGCGCGAAGAAGTGGCATGGCGCGGTGCCCGAGCAGTTGATCCTGCCGGTAGAGCAGGGCGCGGCCAACGAACAAAAGCTGAGTGAGGCCGGCCGCGCTGCTGCGGTGTGA
- a CDS encoding ABC transporter substrate-binding protein, with the protein MKMHKTLLTTLLSMGLLAASGAQAAGWCESGKPVKFAGLNWESGMLLTDVLQFVLEKGYDCKTDSLPGNSITMENALGSNDIQVFAEEWVGRSEVWNKAEKAGKVVGVGAPVVGAIEGWYVPRYVIEGDAKRKLEAKAPNLKNIADLGQYASVFKDPEEPSKGRFYNCPAGWTCELDNSEMLKSYGLESSYTNFRPGTGPALDAAVLSSYKRGEPILFYYWSPTPLMGQVDLVKLDEKPGVDKSVSIKVGLSKTFHDEAPELVAVLEKANLPIDLLNQNLARMTKERIESPKLAKLFLKEHPEVWHPWVSEDAARKIDAAL; encoded by the coding sequence ATGAAAATGCACAAGACCCTGCTGACCACGTTACTGTCCATGGGCTTGCTGGCTGCCTCCGGTGCCCAGGCGGCCGGTTGGTGCGAGTCGGGCAAGCCGGTGAAATTCGCCGGCCTGAACTGGGAAAGCGGCATGTTGCTCACCGACGTTCTGCAGTTCGTCCTGGAGAAGGGCTACGACTGCAAGACCGACAGCCTGCCGGGCAACTCCATCACTATGGAAAACGCCCTGGGCAGCAATGACATCCAGGTCTTCGCCGAAGAATGGGTGGGCCGCAGCGAGGTGTGGAACAAGGCCGAGAAGGCCGGCAAGGTGGTGGGCGTCGGCGCGCCGGTGGTGGGTGCCATCGAAGGCTGGTACGTGCCGCGCTATGTGATCGAGGGCGATGCCAAGCGCAAGCTAGAAGCCAAGGCGCCGAACCTGAAAAATATCGCCGACCTGGGCCAGTACGCCAGCGTGTTCAAGGACCCGGAAGAACCGAGCAAGGGCCGTTTCTACAATTGCCCGGCCGGCTGGACCTGCGAGCTGGACAACAGCGAGATGCTCAAGAGCTACGGCCTGGAAAGCAGCTACACCAACTTCCGTCCGGGCACCGGCCCGGCCCTGGATGCGGCGGTGCTGTCGAGCTACAAGCGTGGCGAGCCGATCCTCTTCTATTACTGGTCGCCGACGCCGCTGATGGGCCAGGTGGACCTGGTCAAGCTGGACGAGAAGCCCGGTGTCGACAAGAGCGTGAGCATCAAGGTCGGCCTGTCCAAGACCTTCCACGACGAAGCCCCGGAACTGGTGGCGGTGCTGGAAAAGGCCAACCTGCCCATCGACCTGCTCAATCAGAATCTGGCGCGGATGACCAAGGAACGCATCGAGTCGCCGAAACTGGCGAAACTCTTTCTCAAGGAACATCCTGAAGTCTGGCACCCATGGGTCAGTGAAGACGCAGCCAGGAAAATCGACGCGGCCTTGTAG
- a CDS encoding ABC transporter permease, giving the protein MFPDRFTFSIADWVNGWVDALVTQYGDVFRHISDTLLWAIVNLEGLLRLAPWWLMLAIVGGIAWHATRKLLTTAVIVGLLFLVGAVGLWDKLMQTLALMLVATLISVLIGIPLGILSARSNRLRSVLMPLLDIMQTMPSFVYLIPVLMLFGLGKVPAIFATVIYAAPPLIRLTDLGIRQVDGEVMEAINAFGANRWQQLFGVQLPLALPSIMAGINQTTMMALSMVVIASMIGARGLGEDVLVGIQTLNVGRGLEAGLAIVILAVVIDRITQAYGRPRHEVSK; this is encoded by the coding sequence ATGTTTCCAGACCGCTTCACTTTTTCCATCGCCGACTGGGTCAACGGCTGGGTCGACGCCCTGGTGACCCAATACGGCGACGTGTTCCGGCACATCTCCGACACCCTGCTGTGGGCTATCGTCAATCTTGAGGGGTTGCTGCGCCTGGCGCCCTGGTGGCTGATGCTGGCGATTGTCGGCGGCATCGCCTGGCATGCGACCCGCAAGCTGCTGACCACGGCGGTGATCGTCGGCCTGCTGTTCCTGGTGGGCGCCGTCGGCCTGTGGGACAAGCTGATGCAGACCCTGGCCCTGATGCTGGTGGCGACGCTGATCTCGGTGCTGATCGGCATCCCCCTGGGGATCCTTTCAGCCCGCAGCAACCGCTTGCGTTCGGTGCTGATGCCGCTGCTGGACATCATGCAGACCATGCCCAGCTTCGTGTACCTGATCCCGGTGCTGATGCTGTTCGGCCTGGGCAAGGTGCCGGCGATCTTCGCCACGGTGATCTACGCAGCTCCGCCGCTGATCCGTCTCACCGACCTGGGCATCCGCCAGGTGGATGGTGAAGTCATGGAGGCGATCAACGCCTTTGGTGCCAACCGCTGGCAGCAGCTGTTCGGCGTGCAACTGCCCCTGGCCTTGCCGAGCATCATGGCCGGGATCAACCAGACCACCATGATGGCTCTGTCGATGGTGGTGATCGCCTCGATGATCGGTGCCCGTGGCCTGGGCGAGGATGTGCTGGTGGGCATCCAGACCCTCAACGTCGGGCGTGGCCTGGAAGCGGGGCTGGCGATCGTGATTCTGGCGGTGGTGATCGACCGCATTACCCAGGCCTACGGTCGTCCACGTCATGAGGTGAGCAAATGA
- a CDS encoding quaternary amine ABC transporter ATP-binding protein, with protein MSSAAVSKIEVRNVFKIFGNRPADALAMIRQGQSKDQVLAQTGCVVGVNDLSLSIGTGEIFVIMGLSGSGKSTLVRHFNRLIDPTSGAILVDGEDILQYDMEALRQFRRHKISMVFQSFGLLPHRNVQDNVAYGLKVRGESKALCAERALHWINTVGLKGYEKKYPHQLSGGMRQRVGLARALAADTDIILMDEAFSALDPLIRAEMQDQLLELQKTLHKTIVFITHDLDEAVRIGNRIAILKDGRLIQVGTPKEILHSPADEYVDRFVQRRAATV; from the coding sequence ATGAGCAGTGCTGCCGTGAGCAAGATCGAAGTCAGGAACGTCTTCAAGATATTCGGCAACCGCCCCGCTGACGCGCTGGCGATGATCCGCCAGGGCCAGAGCAAGGATCAGGTACTGGCCCAGACGGGCTGCGTGGTGGGGGTCAATGACTTGTCGCTGAGCATCGGCACTGGTGAGATCTTCGTCATCATGGGCCTGTCCGGTTCCGGCAAGTCGACTCTGGTGCGCCACTTCAACCGTCTGATCGACCCCACCAGTGGCGCGATCCTGGTGGACGGCGAAGACATCCTGCAATACGACATGGAGGCCCTGCGCCAATTCCGCCGGCACAAGATCAGCATGGTGTTCCAGAGCTTCGGCCTGCTACCCCACCGCAACGTGCAGGACAACGTCGCCTATGGCCTCAAGGTGCGCGGCGAGAGCAAGGCGCTGTGCGCCGAGCGGGCCCTGCACTGGATCAACACCGTGGGCCTCAAGGGCTACGAGAAGAAGTACCCGCACCAGCTGTCCGGTGGCATGCGCCAGCGGGTCGGCCTGGCCCGGGCCCTGGCCGCGGACACCGACATCATCCTCATGGACGAAGCCTTCAGCGCCCTGGACCCGCTGATCCGCGCCGAGATGCAGGACCAGTTGCTGGAGCTGCAGAAGACCCTGCACAAGACCATCGTCTTCATCACCCACGATCTGGACGAGGCGGTGCGCATCGGCAACCGCATCGCGATCCTCAAGGACGGCCGCCTGATCCAGGTCGGTACGCCGAAAGAGATCCTGCATTCGCCGGCGGACGAGTATGTCGATCGTTTCGTCCAGCGTCGCGCCGCGACGGTGTAG
- a CDS encoding HAL/PAL/TAL family ammonia-lyase, which translates to MSQAEKIVIADAPLGWQDVVAVARHGAQLELSAQAWARIDNAQAIVRQVVDSGERAYGISTGLGALCNVLLAGEQLSQLSRNTLLSHACGVGPALADEQTRAILCAAIINYSHGKSGIHRQVVQALLNLLNRGITPQVPSQGSVGYLTHMAHIGIALLGVGQVSYRGRLVSAEQALAEEGLQPVQLGAKDGLCLVNGTPCMTGLSCLALADASRLLQWADVIGAMSFEAQRGQIDAFDAQIIALKAHPGMQVVGSNLRALLDRSEVIAASRGIRTQDALSIRSIPQVHGAARDQLAHAVRQVEIELNGATDNPLLLGTPDRYRVVSQANPHGQSVALAADLLAIAMAEIGSIAERRLDRLINPHVSGLPAFLVSEPGVNSGMMIVQYVAASLCAQNRQLAQPAVLDNYVTSGLQEDHLSLGTNAALKLHQVLENCTQILAIEYLLAAQAFEFLKAQRFGTGTGIAWCLLRERVPAYDQDRWLAPDIASAAALLKDPELLHKRFSKVQ; encoded by the coding sequence ATGTCCCAGGCTGAAAAAATCGTTATCGCCGACGCCCCCCTGGGTTGGCAGGATGTAGTCGCCGTCGCCCGTCATGGCGCGCAGCTTGAACTGTCGGCCCAGGCCTGGGCGCGTATCGACAATGCCCAGGCCATCGTCCGCCAGGTGGTGGACAGCGGCGAGCGCGCCTATGGCATCAGCACCGGTCTGGGCGCCTTGTGCAACGTGCTGCTGGCCGGTGAGCAACTCAGCCAGCTGTCGCGCAACACCTTGCTCAGCCACGCTTGCGGGGTCGGGCCGGCGTTGGCCGACGAACAGACCCGGGCGATTCTCTGCGCCGCCATCATCAACTACAGCCACGGCAAGTCCGGTATCCACCGCCAGGTGGTCCAGGCGCTGCTGAACCTGCTCAATCGCGGCATCACCCCGCAAGTGCCGTCCCAGGGCTCGGTGGGTTACCTGACCCACATGGCCCATATCGGTATCGCCTTGCTGGGTGTCGGTCAGGTCAGCTATCGCGGACGTCTTGTCAGCGCCGAACAGGCCCTGGCCGAGGAAGGGCTGCAGCCGGTGCAACTGGGAGCCAAGGATGGCCTGTGCCTGGTCAACGGCACGCCGTGCATGACCGGCCTCAGCTGCCTGGCCCTGGCCGACGCCAGCCGCCTGTTGCAGTGGGCCGATGTGATCGGCGCCATGAGTTTCGAGGCCCAGCGCGGCCAGATCGACGCCTTCGATGCCCAGATCATTGCCCTCAAGGCGCACCCCGGCATGCAGGTGGTGGGCAGCAATCTGCGGGCCTTGCTCGACCGTAGCGAAGTGATCGCCGCCAGCCGTGGCATCCGCACCCAGGACGCCTTGAGCATCCGTTCCATTCCCCAGGTGCATGGCGCTGCCCGGGATCAACTGGCCCACGCTGTCAGGCAGGTGGAAATCGAACTCAATGGCGCCACCGACAACCCGTTGCTGCTGGGCACTCCGGACCGCTATCGGGTGGTGTCCCAGGCCAACCCTCACGGGCAGTCGGTGGCCCTGGCGGCGGATCTGCTGGCGATCGCCATGGCCGAGATCGGCTCGATTGCCGAGCGCCGCCTGGACCGCCTGATCAACCCTCATGTCAGTGGCTTGCCGGCGTTTCTGGTGAGCGAGCCTGGGGTCAACTCCGGGATGATGATCGTGCAGTACGTGGCCGCCTCGCTGTGTGCCCAGAACCGTCAGCTGGCCCAGCCGGCGGTGCTGGACAACTACGTGACCTCGGGTCTGCAGGAAGACCACCTGAGCCTGGGCACCAATGCCGCCCTGAAGTTGCATCAGGTACTGGAGAACTGCACCCAGATCCTTGCCATCGAGTACCTGCTGGCAGCCCAGGCTTTCGAATTTCTCAAGGCGCAGCGCTTCGGCACCGGCACCGGTATCGCCTGGTGCCTGTTGCGCGAGCGGGTCCCGGCCTATGACCAGGACCGCTGGCTGGCGCCGGACATTGCCAGCGCGGCGGCGCTGCTCAAGGACCCGGAGCTGCTGCACAAACGTTTTTCCAAGGTGCAATAA